A window from Chiloscyllium punctatum isolate Juve2018m chromosome 3, sChiPun1.3, whole genome shotgun sequence encodes these proteins:
- the tbx18 gene encoding T-box transcription factor TBX18 isoform X2, giving the protein MAEKRRSPSAMSLKAHAFSVEALIGAEKKRKVEGRADIGVELKERRTSPSVNGPSKDRGSEGQNHCGTEHSERAVVNGDDALSCPSPPVVSKAYIAPKCGTSREDIHVELQGADLWKRFHEIGTEMIITKAGRRMFPAMRVKMTGLDPHQQYYIAMDIIPVDNKRYRYVYHSSKWMVAGNADSPVPPRVYIHPDSPASGDTWMRQVISFDKLKLTNNELDDQGHIILHSMHKYQPRVHVIRKECAEELSPVKPIPGGDGVQHFCFPETVFTTVTAYQNQQITRLKIDRNPFAKGFRDSGRNRMGLEAIVESYAFWRPSLRTLSFEDIPGIHKQGCFPDQSTDCST; this is encoded by the exons ATGGCTGAGAAAAGGAGATCTCCGTCCGCTATGAGTTTGAAAGCTCATGCCTTTTCGGTAGAAGCGCTGATCGGGgcggaaaagaagaggaaagtggaGGGGCGCGCCGACATCGGGGTCGAGCTGAAAGAGCGAAGGACGAGCCCGAGCGTGAACGGGCCGAGCAAGGACAGGGGCTCCGAGGGGCAGAACCACTGCGGAACTGAGCACAGCGAGAGAGCCG TTGTGAATGGGGACGATGCCTTGTCGTGTCCGTCCCCTCCGGTCGTCAGTAAGGCCTACATTGCGCCCAAGTGTGGCACCTCCCGGGAGGACATCCACGTCGAGCTTCAGGGAGCGGACCTGTGGAAGAGGTTTCACGAGATCGGCACCGAGATGATCATCACCAAAGCAGGCAG GAGAATGTTTCCGGCTATGCGGGTGAAGATGACGGGACTCGATCCCCACCAGCAGTATTACATCGCCATGGACATTATACCTGTGGACAATAAGCGGTACAG GTATGTGTATCACAGCTCCAAATGGAtggtcgctggcaatgcagattCTCCGGTACCGCCTCGGGTTTACATCCACCCGGACTCTCCGGCCTCGGGGGATACCTGGATGCGGCAGGTCATCAGCTTTGACAAGCTCAAACTCACCAACAACGAATTGGACGACCAAGGACAT ATTATACTGCATTCGATGCACAAATACCAGCCTCGAGTCCATGTCATCCGCAAGGAATGTGCAGAGGAGCTGTCGCCGGTCAAGCCCATCCCGGGAGGGGACGGCGTCCAACACTTCTGCTTCCCCGAGACCGTCTTCACTACCGTAACCGCTTACCAGAACCAACAG ATCACTCGACTGAAGATCGACAGGAACCCATTTGCTAAAGGCTTCCGAGATTCCGGGCGGAACAG AATGGGTCTAGAGGCGATTGTGGAATCCTATGCATTCTGGAGACCCTCTTTGCGGACCCTCAGCTTTGAAGATATTCCTGGGATTCACAAACAAG GCTGTTTTCCAGACCAAAGCACTGACTGCTCTACATAA
- the tbx18 gene encoding T-box transcription factor TBX18 isoform X3, which produces MAEKRRSPSAMSLKAHAFSVEALIGAEKKRKVEGRADIGVELKERRTSPSVNGPSKDRGSEGQNHCGTEHSERAVVNGDDALSCPSPPVVSKAYIAPKCGTSREDIHVELQGADLWKRFHEIGTEMIITKAGRRMFPAMRVKMTGLDPHQQYYIAMDIIPVDNKRYRYVYHSSKWMVAGNADSPVPPRVYIHPDSPASGDTWMRQVISFDKLKLTNNELDDQGHIILHSMHKYQPRVHVIRKECAEELSPVKPIPGGDGVQHFCFPETVFTTVTAYQNQQITRLKIDRNPFAKGFRDSGRNRMGLEAIVESYAFWRPSLRTLSFEDIPGIHKQDLEYIKH; this is translated from the exons ATGGCTGAGAAAAGGAGATCTCCGTCCGCTATGAGTTTGAAAGCTCATGCCTTTTCGGTAGAAGCGCTGATCGGGgcggaaaagaagaggaaagtggaGGGGCGCGCCGACATCGGGGTCGAGCTGAAAGAGCGAAGGACGAGCCCGAGCGTGAACGGGCCGAGCAAGGACAGGGGCTCCGAGGGGCAGAACCACTGCGGAACTGAGCACAGCGAGAGAGCCG TTGTGAATGGGGACGATGCCTTGTCGTGTCCGTCCCCTCCGGTCGTCAGTAAGGCCTACATTGCGCCCAAGTGTGGCACCTCCCGGGAGGACATCCACGTCGAGCTTCAGGGAGCGGACCTGTGGAAGAGGTTTCACGAGATCGGCACCGAGATGATCATCACCAAAGCAGGCAG GAGAATGTTTCCGGCTATGCGGGTGAAGATGACGGGACTCGATCCCCACCAGCAGTATTACATCGCCATGGACATTATACCTGTGGACAATAAGCGGTACAG GTATGTGTATCACAGCTCCAAATGGAtggtcgctggcaatgcagattCTCCGGTACCGCCTCGGGTTTACATCCACCCGGACTCTCCGGCCTCGGGGGATACCTGGATGCGGCAGGTCATCAGCTTTGACAAGCTCAAACTCACCAACAACGAATTGGACGACCAAGGACAT ATTATACTGCATTCGATGCACAAATACCAGCCTCGAGTCCATGTCATCCGCAAGGAATGTGCAGAGGAGCTGTCGCCGGTCAAGCCCATCCCGGGAGGGGACGGCGTCCAACACTTCTGCTTCCCCGAGACCGTCTTCACTACCGTAACCGCTTACCAGAACCAACAG ATCACTCGACTGAAGATCGACAGGAACCCATTTGCTAAAGGCTTCCGAGATTCCGGGCGGAACAG AATGGGTCTAGAGGCGATTGTGGAATCCTATGCATTCTGGAGACCCTCTTTGCGGACCCTCAGCTTTGAAGATATTCCTGGGATTCACAAACAAG ACCTGGAATACATTAAACattga
- the tbx18 gene encoding T-box transcription factor TBX18 isoform X1 has translation MAEKRRSPSAMSLKAHAFSVEALIGAEKKRKVEGRADIGVELKERRTSPSVNGPSKDRGSEGQNHCGTEHSERAVVNGDDALSCPSPPVVSKAYIAPKCGTSREDIHVELQGADLWKRFHEIGTEMIITKAGRRMFPAMRVKMTGLDPHQQYYIAMDIIPVDNKRYRYVYHSSKWMVAGNADSPVPPRVYIHPDSPASGDTWMRQVISFDKLKLTNNELDDQGHIILHSMHKYQPRVHVIRKECAEELSPVKPIPGGDGVQHFCFPETVFTTVTAYQNQQITRLKIDRNPFAKGFRDSGRNRMGLEAIVESYAFWRPSLRTLSFEDIPGIHKQGGTVSSSAHQSPGNGAPTHLLPGSSCSSPAFHLAPNSSQLCNLSPADFTTCNRTGLTFNRYSSSLAETYNRLTNPSSETFASQRSSSYIGVTNTASGNMSISNNESDAFSCHQAGLPVPISGISSPQLQYIMPSPSNNAFSASQTHQSSYSTFRLHSPYGLYGYNFSTSPRLAASPEKIISSQGGFLGSSPSGTMTDRQILPTMEGVPLLNGSQQSMFDTRPLGSLTVSPSQIPAHLV, from the exons ATGGCTGAGAAAAGGAGATCTCCGTCCGCTATGAGTTTGAAAGCTCATGCCTTTTCGGTAGAAGCGCTGATCGGGgcggaaaagaagaggaaagtggaGGGGCGCGCCGACATCGGGGTCGAGCTGAAAGAGCGAAGGACGAGCCCGAGCGTGAACGGGCCGAGCAAGGACAGGGGCTCCGAGGGGCAGAACCACTGCGGAACTGAGCACAGCGAGAGAGCCG TTGTGAATGGGGACGATGCCTTGTCGTGTCCGTCCCCTCCGGTCGTCAGTAAGGCCTACATTGCGCCCAAGTGTGGCACCTCCCGGGAGGACATCCACGTCGAGCTTCAGGGAGCGGACCTGTGGAAGAGGTTTCACGAGATCGGCACCGAGATGATCATCACCAAAGCAGGCAG GAGAATGTTTCCGGCTATGCGGGTGAAGATGACGGGACTCGATCCCCACCAGCAGTATTACATCGCCATGGACATTATACCTGTGGACAATAAGCGGTACAG GTATGTGTATCACAGCTCCAAATGGAtggtcgctggcaatgcagattCTCCGGTACCGCCTCGGGTTTACATCCACCCGGACTCTCCGGCCTCGGGGGATACCTGGATGCGGCAGGTCATCAGCTTTGACAAGCTCAAACTCACCAACAACGAATTGGACGACCAAGGACAT ATTATACTGCATTCGATGCACAAATACCAGCCTCGAGTCCATGTCATCCGCAAGGAATGTGCAGAGGAGCTGTCGCCGGTCAAGCCCATCCCGGGAGGGGACGGCGTCCAACACTTCTGCTTCCCCGAGACCGTCTTCACTACCGTAACCGCTTACCAGAACCAACAG ATCACTCGACTGAAGATCGACAGGAACCCATTTGCTAAAGGCTTCCGAGATTCCGGGCGGAACAG AATGGGTCTAGAGGCGATTGTGGAATCCTATGCATTCTGGAGACCCTCTTTGCGGACCCTCAGCTTTGAAGATATTCCTGGGATTCACAAACAAG GTGGCACGGTATCTTCAAGTGCCCACCAAAGCCCAGGAAATGGTGCGCCTACACATCTTCTGCCTGGCTCTTCCTGTTCCTCCCCAGCTTTCCACCTGGCACCAAACAGCAGCCAACTGTGCAACCTGAGCCCCGCTGACTTCACCACCTGCAACCGCACAGGCCTGACCTTTAACAGATACAGCAGTAGTCTCGCTGAAACCTACAACCGCCTGACCAACCCGAGCAGTGAAACCTTTGCCTCCCAGAGGAGCTCTTCTTACATTGGAGTAACGAACACAGCAAGTGGGAACATGTCCATATCCAACAATGAGAGTGATGCTTTCAGCTGCCATCAGGCTGGCTTACCTGTGCCAATCTCTGGGATATCATCTCCTCAGCTCCAGTACATCATGCCTTCACCGTCAAATAATGCCTTCAGTGCCAGTCAGACACACCAGAGCTCCTACAGTACTTTTAGATTACACAGCCCGTACGGCTTATATGGAtataacttctccacctcccctAGACTGGCAGCCAGCCCTGAGAAAATAATTTCTTCTCAAGGAGGTTTTCTGGGCTCATCTCCCAGTGGTACCATGACTGATCGCCAGATTTTGCCCACCATGGAGGGGGTACCTCTGCTTAATGGCAGCCAGCAGAGCATGTTCGACACACGACCATTGGGGAGCTTGACAGTCTCACCATCCCAGATACCAGCGCATTTAGTTTGA